One genomic region from Prochlorococcus marinus CUG1433 encodes:
- a CDS encoding sulfurtransferase TusA family protein: MTSLKHLDLKSVPCPLNVVKIKLALEKLSKNEQLIVELDKGEPEEMVLNNLKEMGCLFKQIKENEKFLKIKILNEN, translated from the coding sequence ATGACATCCTTAAAGCATTTGGACCTTAAATCTGTTCCATGTCCTTTAAATGTTGTCAAAATTAAATTGGCTTTGGAGAAGTTATCAAAAAATGAACAACTTATTGTTGAATTAGATAAAGGTGAACCAGAAGAAATGGTATTAAACAATTTAAAAGAGATGGGATGTTTGTTTAAGCAAATTAAAGAAAATGAAAAATTTCTAAAAATAAAAATATTGAATGAAAACTAA
- the argH gene encoding argininosuccinate lyase, giving the protein MAKVWSKRFDNTLNPFIEKFNASIGFDKKLILEDLDCSIAHAKMLGKTQVLTSSETLQIIKGLELIKVEYLEGKFSPKPPSEDIHYCIEEKLINLIGETGKKLHTGRSRNDQVGTDLRLWLRKEIDYLEILLTDLQKSFFYLAKSNIYTLIPGYTHMQRAQPLSLAHHLLAYLEMFQRDRERFKEVRARVNISPLGSAALAGTKIKIDRNFTAAELGFENIYKNSIDAVSDRDFCIEFVSASALAMSHLSKISEEIILWVTDEFSFAKLTDNCATGSSLMPQKKNPDVPELIRGKTGRVYGHLQALLTMVKGVPLAYNKDFQEDKEPIFDTAETLSSCIKAMTILINEGIEFNIKNLSDSVENDFSNATDLADYLVGKNVPFRTAYQVVGEIVKYCLERRILFKNLTIDEFKKFHLEFEEDVFVDIQPFNVVTSRTSEGGTGFAQVEKELNNWQKKLLL; this is encoded by the coding sequence ATGGCAAAAGTTTGGAGTAAAAGATTTGATAATACTCTTAATCCTTTTATTGAAAAGTTTAATGCTTCAATTGGCTTTGATAAAAAGCTTATTTTAGAGGATCTAGATTGTTCGATTGCTCATGCAAAAATGCTTGGCAAAACTCAAGTTTTAACTTCTTCTGAAACTTTGCAAATCATTAAAGGTCTTGAGTTAATAAAAGTTGAGTATTTGGAGGGTAAATTTTCTCCTAAACCTCCCTCTGAAGATATTCACTATTGTATTGAAGAAAAACTAATTAACTTAATTGGCGAAACAGGGAAGAAATTACATACTGGTAGAAGTAGAAATGATCAGGTTGGTACAGATTTAAGATTGTGGCTCAGAAAAGAGATTGATTATCTTGAAATTTTGTTAACTGATTTGCAAAAATCCTTTTTTTATCTTGCTAAATCTAATATCTATACCTTAATTCCTGGATATACACATATGCAAAGAGCACAACCATTATCTTTAGCCCATCATTTACTGGCATATTTAGAAATGTTTCAAAGAGATCGAGAAAGGTTTAAAGAGGTAAGAGCAAGAGTCAATATTTCTCCATTGGGATCTGCAGCATTAGCGGGGACAAAAATAAAAATTGATAGGAACTTTACAGCTGCAGAATTGGGTTTCGAAAATATCTATAAAAATAGTATTGATGCGGTGAGTGATAGAGATTTTTGTATAGAATTTGTATCCGCCTCCGCCTTGGCAATGTCTCATCTAAGTAAAATTTCAGAAGAAATAATTTTATGGGTAACTGATGAATTTTCTTTTGCAAAATTAACAGATAATTGTGCTACTGGCAGTAGCTTAATGCCGCAGAAAAAAAATCCAGATGTTCCAGAATTGATAAGAGGTAAAACAGGAAGAGTATATGGACATCTACAAGCATTGTTAACCATGGTTAAAGGAGTGCCACTTGCTTACAATAAGGATTTTCAAGAGGATAAGGAACCTATATTCGATACTGCAGAGACTTTGTCATCTTGCATAAAGGCAATGACTATTTTAATCAACGAGGGCATAGAATTTAATATAAAAAATTTGTCTGATTCAGTAGAAAATGACTTTTCTAATGCAACTGATTTAGCAGATTATTTGGTTGGTAAAAATGTTCCATTTAGGACCGCTTATCAAGTTGTGGGTGAAATTGTTAAATATTGCTTAGAGAGAAGAATTTTATTTAAAAACCTTACAATTGATGAATTTAAAAAATTTCATCTTGAATTCGAAGAGGATGTATTTGTTGATATTCAACCTTTTAATGTAGTTACGTCAAGAACAAGTGAAGGTGGAACAGGGTTTGCTCAAGTAGAAAAGGAGTTAAATAATTGGCAAAAAAAATTGTTACTTTGA
- the dusA gene encoding tRNA dihydrouridine(20/20a) synthase DusA produces the protein MSFNQSNSMKNIHKLSIAPMMDCTDKHFRMIMRKISSKALLYTEMIVAQSLVYTNKKDNFLDFNKEEHPISIQFGGDDPLILKEAALMAQDWGYDEINFNVGCPSPRVCSGNFGASLMKDPIKVAKCIESLKNNCSLPVTIKHRIGVDEDDSFSHLNKFVRFVANAGADRFTVHARKAILKGLNPKQNRTIPPLKYDLVKKLKRFNPELLIEINGGFNSIDESIKALDDFDGVMIGRSVYKHPLRWSKIDQKVYGINTKPKSASDIIFSLIPYIDEHLRNGGKSWDICKHLINLVESVPKAKIWRNQISIKSIKKELDTDYLIKLTTKLKEMGY, from the coding sequence ATGAGTTTTAATCAATCTAATTCTATGAAAAATATTCATAAATTAAGTATTGCTCCAATGATGGATTGTACTGATAAACATTTCAGGATGATAATGAGAAAAATAAGTTCTAAAGCCCTGTTATATACTGAAATGATTGTTGCTCAAAGTTTAGTTTATACAAATAAAAAAGATAATTTTCTAGATTTTAATAAAGAGGAGCATCCAATATCTATTCAATTTGGTGGAGACGATCCTTTAATTCTTAAAGAGGCTGCTTTAATGGCACAGGATTGGGGTTATGACGAAATAAACTTCAATGTTGGCTGTCCAAGTCCAAGAGTCTGCTCGGGCAACTTTGGCGCTTCACTAATGAAAGATCCTATAAAAGTTGCAAAATGCATAGAATCTTTAAAAAATAATTGTAGCTTACCTGTCACGATCAAACACAGAATTGGTGTTGACGAAGATGATAGCTTCAGTCACTTGAATAAATTCGTAAGGTTCGTTGCAAATGCTGGTGCTGATAGATTTACAGTTCATGCTAGGAAAGCCATACTAAAAGGTCTTAATCCAAAACAAAACAGAACTATACCTCCACTAAAATATGATCTAGTAAAAAAATTAAAAAGATTCAATCCAGAATTATTAATTGAAATCAATGGTGGTTTTAATAGTATCGATGAATCAATAAAAGCACTAGATGATTTTGATGGTGTAATGATTGGAAGATCAGTGTATAAACATCCTTTGAGATGGTCTAAAATTGACCAAAAAGTATATGGAATAAATACAAAACCTAAATCTGCCTCAGATATAATCTTCTCCTTAATTCCTTACATAGATGAACATCTAAGAAATGGAGGAAAATCTTGGGACATTTGTAAACATCTTATTAACTTAGTCGAGAGTGTTCCAAAAGCAAAAATTTGGAGAAATCAGATTTCAATTAAATCTATAAAAAAGGAATTAGACACCGATTATCTTATTAAATTGACAACTAAGCTTAAAGAAATGGGATACTAA
- the grpE gene encoding nucleotide exchange factor GrpE, with protein MIENQSDNIENKENDISDQNNSPEDSSSTGEQIMANDGLSQKTEEINAEELKNTITNNDARLEQLEKEHETLKNQYVRISADFDNFRKRQSRDQDDLKIQLVSKSLTAILPIVDNFERARQQLKPESEEALTLHRSYQGLYKQLVEVLKQQGVAPMRVVGQKFDPNLHEAVLREPSEELNEDFIIEELQRGYHLEGKVLRHALVKVSMGPGKQNSQEEVEKDKVEGDANSEENTSENV; from the coding sequence ATGATTGAAAATCAATCAGACAATATTGAAAATAAAGAAAATGATATTTCTGACCAAAATAATTCTCCTGAAGATTCTTCATCTACAGGAGAACAAATAATGGCAAATGATGGATTATCTCAAAAAACAGAAGAAATAAATGCTGAAGAATTAAAAAATACTATTACTAATAATGACGCAAGGTTAGAACAGTTAGAAAAAGAACATGAAACTCTAAAAAATCAATATGTAAGAATATCAGCTGATTTTGATAATTTTAGGAAAAGACAGTCTAGGGATCAGGATGATTTAAAAATCCAACTTGTATCAAAGTCTTTAACTGCAATACTCCCTATTGTTGATAATTTTGAAAGAGCAAGACAACAACTTAAGCCAGAAAGTGAAGAAGCTCTAACTCTTCATAGAAGTTATCAAGGATTATATAAACAACTAGTAGAAGTTTTGAAACAACAAGGAGTTGCACCGATGAGAGTAGTTGGTCAGAAATTTGATCCAAATTTGCATGAAGCTGTATTAAGAGAGCCAAGTGAAGAGCTTAATGAAGATTTCATTATTGAAGAATTGCAGCGTGGATACCATTTAGAAGGAAAGGTTTTGAGACATGCTCTTGTTAAAGTTTCTATGGGGCCTGGCAAACAAAATTCACAAGAGGAAGTAGAAAAAGATAAAGTTGAAGGGGATGCCAATTCAGAGGAGAATACTTCTGAAAATGTATAA
- the rsgA gene encoding ribosome small subunit-dependent GTPase A: protein MKTNSKYLGLVTKKFNDFFLVDLKKQQKSGNSEKFLCKVKKSINFKDQLIYVGDEVAIEKIDFKSKRAVITSLKKRKNLLVRPSVANISNIYVTFSVQEPELNLSQVNRFLILAESMGVEVSLVLTKCDLISNKRRSYLLDKFEKWGYQVITLNLQKADHFKNLLAELKQKECSIFMGPSGVGKTTLLNMIIPGLQNSTAPVSNKIKRGKNTTRNVELFSISNQSYIVDTPGFNMQPLEVDIKLLPNLYSEIYKQVIEEGIKCKFRNCLHLMDEGCNLDKSFERYPFYKEMIESAKSHYYQNQED from the coding sequence ATGAAAACTAATAGTAAATATTTAGGTTTAGTTACGAAAAAATTTAATGATTTTTTTTTAGTTGATTTAAAAAAGCAACAAAAATCTGGAAATAGCGAGAAATTTTTATGTAAGGTTAAGAAGTCTATAAATTTTAAGGATCAATTAATTTATGTTGGAGATGAAGTGGCGATTGAAAAAATTGATTTTAAAAGTAAACGCGCGGTAATAACAAGTCTAAAAAAAAGAAAAAATCTTTTAGTTAGACCTTCTGTTGCAAATATTTCTAACATCTACGTTACTTTTTCCGTTCAAGAACCAGAGTTAAATTTATCTCAAGTTAATAGGTTTTTGATATTAGCAGAATCAATGGGAGTTGAAGTCTCATTAGTTTTGACAAAGTGTGATTTAATTTCTAATAAAAGAAGATCATATTTACTTGATAAGTTTGAGAAATGGGGGTATCAAGTAATAACTTTAAATTTACAGAAAGCTGATCACTTTAAAAATTTATTAGCTGAGTTAAAGCAAAAAGAATGTTCAATTTTTATGGGCCCATCCGGAGTTGGTAAAACTACTTTGCTAAATATGATTATTCCAGGTCTTCAAAATAGTACTGCGCCAGTTTCTAATAAAATTAAGAGAGGAAAAAATACTACTCGAAATGTTGAGTTATTTTCTATTTCGAATCAAAGTTACATTGTTGATACTCCTGGTTTTAATATGCAACCTCTAGAGGTTGATATTAAGTTGTTACCAAATCTATATTCAGAAATATATAAACAGGTAATTGAAGAAGGAATTAAGTGTAAATTTCGAAACTGTTTGCATTTAATGGATGAGGGATGTAATTTAGATAAATCCTTCGAAAGGTATCCTTTTTATAAAGAAATGATTGAGTCTGCTAAGAGTCACTATTATCAAAACCAGGAAGATTAA
- a CDS encoding YbaB/EbfC family nucleoid-associated protein, with protein sequence MAGFGLPNFGQLTEAFKKAKQIQQDAQKLQDELENMEIEGKSDDEMIKVWISGNQLPLKVEVQENILNSNKEQIEQNILQAIQKAHELSTTTMKERMNDLTGGLNLNLPGFDNSDS encoded by the coding sequence ATGGCGGGTTTTGGACTTCCTAACTTTGGACAACTAACAGAAGCTTTTAAAAAAGCTAAACAAATTCAGCAAGATGCTCAAAAATTACAAGATGAGCTGGAAAATATGGAGATTGAAGGCAAAAGTGATGATGAAATGATAAAAGTTTGGATAAGTGGAAACCAACTTCCTTTAAAGGTCGAAGTACAAGAAAATATCTTAAATTCAAATAAAGAACAAATAGAGCAAAACATTCTTCAAGCTATTCAAAAAGCTCATGAATTATCAACTACAACTATGAAAGAAAGGATGAATGATTTGACTGGTGGATTAAATCTTAATCTTCCTGGTTTTGATAATAGTGACTCTTAG
- the msrB gene encoding peptide-methionine (R)-S-oxide reductase MsrB produces the protein MNQFLTRRSFILIPIMSILKTIFKPIQVLASSSNSKEEWKSKLSPESYYILREEGTERAFSSPLNNEKRKGVFHCAGCDSPLFLSDKKYDSGTGWPSFWDSIQGSIETKVDFKLIVPRTEYHCSRCGGHQGHVFNDGPPPTGKRYCNNGLALRFVPD, from the coding sequence ATGAATCAATTTCTAACAAGAAGATCTTTTATTCTAATTCCTATTATGTCAATCTTAAAAACAATCTTTAAACCTATTCAAGTATTAGCTTCTTCATCAAACTCAAAAGAAGAGTGGAAATCTAAGCTTAGTCCAGAATCATATTATATTTTGAGAGAGGAAGGAACTGAAAGAGCTTTCAGTAGTCCATTAAATAATGAAAAAAGAAAAGGGGTTTTTCACTGTGCAGGATGTGATTCACCTCTTTTTCTTTCAGATAAAAAGTATGATAGTGGTACAGGTTGGCCAAGCTTTTGGGATTCAATTCAAGGATCAATCGAAACAAAGGTCGATTTCAAGTTGATTGTTCCAAGAACCGAATATCATTGCTCTAGATGTGGAGGCCATCAAGGGCATGTATTTAATGATGGGCCACCTCCTACGGGAAAAAGATACTGTAATAATGGCCTAGCATTAAGATTTGTTCCTGATTAA
- the murB gene encoding UDP-N-acetylmuramate dehydrogenase yields MNNKIFSENCNLSSYTTIKVGGVAEYFAEPRSINEFSYLIKWANLNKQRCQIIGAGSNLLINNIFIKGLIICTKKMKSLKIEPYSGIVEAEAGVMLPTLSNLLAKNGLQGGEWAVGIPGTLGGAIYMNAGTGNLSLANNLISVKVINNKTHEKLEIEKKDINFEYRSSSFQRNDLTIISAKLHFEPNGNLEQLIQTTKNNLKLKTETQPYHQPSFGSVFKNPENNYAAKLIDDLGLKGFKIGGAEISTMHSNFIINTSSASSKDIYELITVIQQKVLQKKGISLKPEVRMIGFDYPN; encoded by the coding sequence ATGAATAATAAAATTTTTTCTGAAAACTGTAATTTAAGTAGTTATACAACTATTAAAGTGGGAGGAGTAGCTGAATATTTTGCTGAGCCAAGAAGCATTAATGAATTTTCATATCTTATAAAATGGGCTAATTTAAACAAACAAAGATGTCAAATAATTGGTGCAGGTTCAAATCTTTTAATAAATAATATTTTCATAAAAGGCTTAATTATTTGTACAAAAAAAATGAAATCACTAAAGATAGAGCCATATTCAGGAATTGTTGAAGCGGAAGCAGGTGTAATGCTCCCAACATTATCTAATTTACTTGCTAAAAATGGATTACAAGGAGGGGAATGGGCTGTCGGAATTCCAGGAACATTAGGAGGAGCAATTTATATGAATGCTGGTACGGGTAATTTATCACTAGCAAATAATCTTATTTCCGTAAAAGTTATCAATAATAAAACCCATGAAAAACTAGAAATTGAAAAAAAAGATATCAATTTTGAGTATAGATCTAGCTCTTTTCAAAGAAATGATTTAACAATTATTAGTGCAAAATTACATTTTGAACCTAATGGAAATCTAGAACAATTAATTCAAACAACTAAAAATAACCTTAAATTAAAAACAGAAACACAACCATATCATCAACCAAGTTTTGGTAGTGTTTTTAAAAATCCTGAAAATAATTATGCAGCAAAATTAATTGATGATTTGGGTTTAAAGGGATTTAAAATTGGCGGTGCTGAAATTTCTACAATGCATTCAAATTTTATAATTAACACTTCTTCAGCAAGTTCAAAAGATATTTATGAATTAATAACAGTAATTCAACAAAAAGTACTACAAAAAAAAGGCATTTCTCTGAAACCGGAAGTAAGAATGATTGGTTTTGACTATCCTAACTAA
- a CDS encoding serine/threonine-protein phosphatase, translating to MQNNQKEKLFSNKFIQEFLDNESEESLNNKYKFAEIASSLAYYLKSFSNVNRLLDYICLIFKHIYNQKIILIIPLNYEGEIWHENIKISASDEFLKIEEEIHNFLNQFNFSKNFKIKEIITFENSLKNYFKEYKIDTEKILSRGKCRGFIYIISKGLPDESIHDDCNFNFIQNSLAVGLENYCLIKTNKKHEQVDREISTGAEIQSQLLPVYCPTIDGVDLAAHCRPALQLGGDYYDFMCLKTNISEKRKQKARWALVIGDVMGKGIPAGLLMTMLRGMLRAEVLTGLPPDRILHDLNQLAINDLDQSHRFVTLFYSDYDPRTRKLRFANAAHNPPLLWKSLDQKIIKLDAEGFVLGLQQNAEYSCGEIKLNQNDLLLYYTDGVIDTSNSLGQRFDEDRLIKILTKLCKQSYTSQEILNRIFKKLDDFTGQNRHLEDDASIVILKVK from the coding sequence GTGCAAAATAATCAAAAAGAAAAATTATTTTCAAACAAATTTATTCAAGAATTTTTAGATAATGAATCTGAAGAATCTTTAAACAATAAATATAAATTTGCTGAAATTGCATCATCGCTCGCATATTATTTAAAATCTTTCTCTAATGTAAATAGATTACTGGACTATATATGCTTAATTTTTAAACATATTTATAATCAAAAAATAATATTGATTATTCCTCTTAATTATGAGGGGGAAATATGGCATGAAAATATAAAAATTTCTGCTAGTGATGAATTTTTGAAGATTGAGGAAGAAATTCACAATTTTTTAAACCAATTTAATTTTTCTAAAAATTTTAAAATAAAAGAAATTATAACTTTTGAAAATTCTTTAAAAAATTATTTTAAAGAATATAAAATAGATACGGAAAAAATTTTATCTAGGGGAAAATGTAGAGGATTTATTTATATTATTAGCAAGGGTTTACCTGACGAATCAATACATGATGATTGTAATTTTAATTTTATCCAAAATTCTCTAGCCGTTGGATTAGAAAATTACTGCTTAATTAAAACAAATAAAAAGCATGAGCAGGTAGATCGAGAAATTTCTACTGGAGCTGAAATTCAATCTCAATTACTTCCAGTTTATTGTCCAACTATTGATGGAGTTGATCTTGCAGCTCATTGTAGACCAGCTCTGCAGTTAGGCGGTGATTATTATGATTTTATGTGTTTAAAGACAAATATCTCAGAAAAAAGAAAACAAAAAGCTAGATGGGCGTTGGTTATAGGTGATGTTATGGGCAAAGGTATTCCTGCTGGTCTTCTGATGACAATGCTAAGAGGCATGCTACGTGCAGAGGTTCTTACAGGTTTACCTCCAGATAGAATCTTGCATGATTTGAATCAACTTGCAATAAATGATTTAGATCAATCACATAGATTTGTGACATTATTTTATTCAGACTATGACCCTAGAACGAGAAAATTGAGATTTGCAAATGCAGCGCATAATCCTCCTTTACTTTGGAAAAGTTTAGATCAGAAAATTATAAAATTAGATGCAGAAGGATTTGTCCTTGGCTTACAACAGAATGCCGAATACAGTTGCGGTGAAATCAAGCTTAATCAAAATGATTTATTGCTTTATTATACCGATGGAGTAATCGATACTTCTAATTCTTTAGGTCAAAGATTTGATGAAGATAGGTTAATTAAAATTCTTACAAAACTATGCAAGCAATCCTATACATCTCAAGAAATTTTAAATAGAATATTTAAAAAATTAGATGACTTTACAGGGCAAAATAGGCACTTGGAGGATGATGCATCCATCGTCATTTTGAAAGTGAAATAG
- the dnaJ gene encoding molecular chaperone DnaJ, translating into MADFYQILGVSRDADADTLKRAYRKLARKYHPDVNKEPGAEDKFKEIGKAYEALADPETRARYDQFGEAGLGGAAGMPDMGDMGGFADLFETFFNGFGGQNPQGGRTQRRGPQQGDDLRYDLNVDFKDAIFGQQREIKIPHLETCEVCKGTGAKPGTGPKTCSTCGGSGQVRRATRTPFGNFTQVAECPSCNGAGQIIADPCISCGGNGVKQVRKKLRINIPAGVDTGTKLRVSGEGNVGLKGGPPGDLYVFIKVKNDSKLKRDGVTIYSEIAVSYLQAILGDTVKITTVDGDVNLKIPSGTQPNTTLSLENKGVPRLGNPVARGNHEVLVKVKLPTRITDGERELLEGLASQYSDKNINSSSGLFSKLFGKES; encoded by the coding sequence ATGGCTGATTTTTATCAAATACTTGGAGTTTCAAGGGATGCAGATGCGGATACCTTAAAAAGGGCTTATAGAAAATTAGCTAGAAAATATCATCCTGATGTTAATAAAGAACCTGGTGCTGAAGATAAATTTAAAGAAATAGGTAAGGCTTATGAAGCATTAGCTGATCCTGAAACTAGAGCTAGATATGATCAGTTTGGAGAGGCTGGTCTTGGAGGTGCTGCTGGAATGCCCGATATGGGTGATATGGGTGGCTTCGCAGATTTATTTGAAACTTTTTTTAATGGTTTTGGTGGACAAAATCCACAAGGTGGAAGAACTCAAAGAAGAGGCCCACAACAAGGCGATGATTTAAGGTATGACCTTAATGTTGACTTTAAAGATGCAATATTTGGTCAACAAAGAGAAATTAAAATTCCTCATCTTGAGACATGTGAAGTTTGTAAGGGAACGGGGGCAAAGCCCGGAACCGGACCAAAAACTTGTTCAACATGTGGAGGAAGTGGACAAGTCAGAAGAGCTACAAGAACGCCTTTTGGTAATTTCACACAAGTAGCTGAATGTCCTTCATGTAATGGAGCTGGTCAGATAATTGCGGATCCATGTATAAGTTGCGGAGGAAATGGAGTAAAACAAGTCAGAAAAAAATTAAGAATTAATATTCCTGCTGGTGTTGACACTGGGACTAAATTAAGAGTTTCCGGAGAGGGAAATGTTGGTTTGAAAGGGGGTCCTCCTGGAGATCTTTATGTTTTTATAAAAGTTAAAAATGATTCAAAACTTAAAAGAGATGGTGTGACTATTTACTCAGAAATAGCAGTGAGTTATTTACAGGCTATTTTGGGTGACACGGTTAAAATTACTACAGTTGATGGAGATGTTAATTTAAAAATTCCAAGTGGCACGCAGCCAAATACAACTCTTTCACTTGAGAACAAAGGGGTTCCTAGACTTGGTAATCCAGTTGCGAGAGGAAATCATGAAGTCTTAGTAAAAGTAAAATTACCAACTCGTATAACAGATGGAGAACGAGAGCTTTTAGAGGGCTTAGCTTCTCAATATTCAGATAAAAATATTAATTCCAGTAGTGGACTTTTTAGTAAATTATTTGGTAAAGAATCTTAA
- the ftsY gene encoding signal recognition particle-docking protein FtsY produces the protein MTNTDADNSREWAAQAYALLKKRQEEQKQELQEQEEQKQELQEQEEQKQELQEQEEQKQELIESISSENHPEKINDIAEPALGEFDDNFTWSAMVLANQGKKVNQISIDEIDWLTKLKRGLEETRKGFVTELLDKLGDDPLTPESLDDLETLLIRADVGIASTDKVISSLRKKLNEEVVGGEAGIKFLKKELKLIIDKPIKNSGTELLVPQKGNLNVWLLVGVNGVGKTTTLGKLAYLSSKSNYKTLIAAADTFRAAAVEQLKVWGERSNVDVISNQSKNADPAAVVFDAINSAIKRNVELLLVDTAGRLQTKNNLMEELAKIKKIIDKKAPEAIIESLLVLDASQGQNGLKQAKSFAKSANLSGAIITKLDGTSRGGVSLAVSEEVNLPIRFIGAGEGIKDLRPFNSYEFVEALLADK, from the coding sequence ATGACAAATACTGATGCTGATAATTCTCGAGAGTGGGCAGCGCAAGCTTATGCTCTATTAAAAAAACGACAAGAAGAGCAAAAACAAGAATTACAGGAGCAAGAAGAGCAAAAACAAGAATTACAGGAGCAAGAAGAGCAAAAACAAGAATTACAGGAGCAAGAAGAGCAAAAACAAGAATTAATTGAAAGTATTAGTTCAGAAAATCATCCTGAAAAGATTAATGATATTGCTGAGCCTGCATTAGGAGAATTTGATGACAATTTTACTTGGTCTGCGATGGTACTTGCTAATCAGGGAAAAAAAGTAAATCAAATATCAATAGATGAAATAGATTGGTTAACTAAATTAAAAAGAGGATTAGAAGAGACAAGAAAAGGTTTTGTAACCGAACTATTGGATAAATTGGGGGATGATCCTCTCACTCCAGAATCTCTTGATGATTTAGAGACTTTATTAATAAGAGCAGATGTCGGTATTGCTTCAACTGATAAAGTCATAAGTTCTTTAAGAAAGAAATTGAACGAAGAAGTAGTAGGTGGAGAAGCAGGAATAAAATTTTTAAAGAAGGAATTAAAATTAATTATCGACAAACCAATAAAAAATTCAGGTACCGAATTATTAGTGCCACAAAAGGGCAATTTAAATGTTTGGCTACTAGTAGGCGTTAACGGCGTTGGTAAAACCACAACTTTAGGAAAATTAGCATATTTGTCTTCAAAAAGTAACTATAAAACATTAATTGCTGCTGCTGATACTTTCAGAGCTGCTGCTGTAGAACAATTAAAAGTATGGGGTGAAAGGAGTAATGTCGATGTAATATCTAATCAATCAAAAAATGCTGATCCAGCAGCAGTAGTTTTTGATGCTATTAATTCTGCAATAAAAAGAAATGTTGAATTATTGCTAGTTGATACAGCAGGAAGATTACAAACAAAAAATAATTTAATGGAAGAATTAGCAAAAATAAAAAAAATTATTGATAAGAAGGCTCCAGAAGCCATTATCGAATCATTATTAGTTTTAGATGCAAGTCAAGGTCAAAATGGCCTAAAGCAAGCAAAAAGTTTTGCTAAATCAGCAAACTTAAGTGGAGCAATTATTACTAAATTAGATGGTACTTCCAGAGGAGGTGTTTCTTTAGCTGTATCTGAAGAAGTAAATTTGCCTATTAGATTTATTGGGGCTGGCGAGGGTATAAAAGATTTGAGACCTTTTAATAGCTATGAATTTGTGGAGGCTTTGCTTGCAGATAAATGA
- a CDS encoding RNA-binding protein, translating to MSIFVGNLPFRAEREDVLQLFAPFGEVLNCSLPLERDTGRKRGFAFVEMADESIESTAIDGLQGTELMGRPLRINKAEPRGSGGPRRGGRGGYGGGNSGGYGGGGYGGGNSGGYGGGNSGGYGGGGYGGGNSGGYGGGNSGGYGGGNSGGNNDLNTSYTNKSSGAEGWEDRSFGNSSENSEYESGRSRRKRRASNDGNESNGEN from the coding sequence GTGAGTATTTTTGTTGGCAATTTGCCATTCCGTGCAGAACGTGAAGATGTTTTACAATTGTTTGCTCCTTTTGGAGAAGTTTTAAATTGTTCTCTTCCTCTTGAGAGAGATACTGGAAGAAAAAGAGGATTTGCATTTGTTGAAATGGCAGACGAATCAATTGAGTCAACTGCTATTGATGGTTTGCAAGGTACAGAGCTTATGGGTAGACCATTACGAATTAATAAGGCAGAGCCTAGAGGTTCTGGAGGGCCTCGAAGGGGTGGAAGAGGTGGTTACGGTGGCGGTAATAGCGGCGGTTATGGCGGCGGTGGTTATGGCGGCGGTAATAGCGGTGGTTACGGTGGCGGTAATAGCGGCGGTTATGGCGGCGGCGGTTATGGCGGCGGTAATAGCGGTGGTTATGGCGGCGGTAATAGCGGTGGTTATGGCGGCGGTAATAGCGGTGGTAATAATGACCTTAATACCTCTTACACCAATAAATCCTCTGGTGCAGAAGGCTGGGAAGATAGAAGTTTTGGAAACTCTAGTGAAAATTCAGAATATGAGAGTGGAAGAAGTAGGAGAAAAAGGCGTGCTTCAAATGATGGTAATGAATCAAATGGTGAAAATTAG